The genomic stretch GCTTGCCCATTTCCCCCGCCAGGAGGCAACGATGCCGTACCGTCCATCCGCTCGCCGCACAGTGTCGATCACTCTCAACCCGCTGCAATTGATCGGCTGCATCGCCCTGGGCCTGTGGCTGGGGTTCGTCGCCATTGCCCTGACCGCCTGGCTGCTGTCCAGGCTTTTGCCTGCTACACAGTTGGCGCCGCTGGCGGACGTGGTGCGCCCGGCCACCCAAGCCGCGCCGGTGGCGGCACAACCAGCAGCGGACAACCAGATGTTTGAGCAGTACAAGTCCATCCTCAACCAACAGGCGCGGCAGGAAGTCCTGGAGCAAGCGCGCAATGACCCGCGCAATCAGACCAACCCCACCTGCCAGTTCTGGTTGCAACAAGACCGCACTATCCCCAGCGACAAAAGCCGCAGCAACGTGCTGCAGTTCTGCAATTGATCATGAATAAACAGAACGTACACCAGTTGCTTCTGGAAAAGCTGGCGGTCGATTTCGACGTCGCCCAGCGAGCGGCGCAAACCGCCTACGAAACCGCAACCCACGAAGAAAACATCGCCGAGAACAAGTACGACACCCTGGGGCTCGAAGCCTCTTACCTGGCGGCCGGCCAGGCCAAGCGCGTCGAGGAAATTCGCCAGGCGCTGACGCGGTGCCAGAACATGCCCGTGGCTGCGTATGACGCGCAGCGGGGCATCCAGATCGGCAGCCTGCTGGGCCTGGAAGACGACCAGGGGCGCCAGCAATGGCTGTTCCTGGCGCCGGATGCGGCGGGATTGAAGGTCTATCTGGTGGGACAGTTGATTACCGTCATCACCCCGCGCTCGCCACTGGGCAACAGCCTCTTGGGCAAATTGGAGGGCGATGAGGTGGAGATCGTGGTGGCGGGCACTCGGCAACAGTTCACTGTCACCGAGGTCGTCTGAGGGACTCAGTGAACCGGTAGTTCAACGCCGTCGAACAGTTCTTCGAGTTCCTGCTTGTTGTGGCACTGGATGGCCTTGGCCATGACTTCGCGGGTCAGGTGTGGGGCGAACTTCTCGATGAAGTCGCACATGAAGCCCCGCAGGAAAGTACCGCGACGGAAACCGATCTTGGTCACGCTGGACTCGAACAGCTCGCTGGCATCGAGTACTACCAGGTCATTATCGAGCTTGGTATCGACCGCCATCTTGGCTACGATCCCGACGCCCAGGCCGAGGCGCACATAGGTCTTGATCACGTCGGCGTCAGCGGCGGTGAACACCACTTTCGGCGTCAAGCCGCGGTGGCTGAAGGCTTCGTCGAGCTTCGAACGGCCGGTAAAACCGAAGACGTAGGTCACGATCGGGTATTCGGCCAGGGCTTCGAGGGTCAGCTTCGGCAGCTTGGTCAGCGGGTGACCCTGGGGCACTACCACACAACGGTTCCAGCGGTAGCACGGCATCATTACCAGGTCGCCGAACAACTCCAGGGCCTCGGTGGCAATGGCAAAATCCACGGTGCCATCGGCGGCCATTTCGGCGATCTGCATCGGCGACCCCTGGTGCATGTGCAGGGCAACGTCGGGGTATTGCTTGATGAAATTGCTGATCACCGGCGGCAATGCATAACGTGCCTGGGTGTGGGTGGTGGCAATCGACAGGGTGCCTTTCTTCTCGTTGGAGAACTCCTGGGCGATCTGCTTGATGCTCTCGACCTTGCGCAGGATTTCGCCGGCGGTGGTGATGATGCGCTCACCGGCCGGAGTGACGCGGGTCAGGTGTTTGCCGCTGCGTGCAAAAACCTCGACGCCCAACTCGTCCTCCAGCAGGCGGATCTGCTTGCTGATGCCCGGCTGCGAGGTGTACAGGCTTTGGGCAGTAGCCGAAACGTTGAGGTCGTGGTGCGCCACTTCCCAGATGTAGCGCAATTGTTGAAGCTTCATATGAATCCCTCAAAGCAGATAGACGCCACGGGCATCAGCGACGGTATATAACTATATTAATGGTTTGAAGAATAAATCTAGAACTTTTTCATCAAAAGGCCAGCATTCTCGCCTCAAATATCCCCGTGCCGCCGGCGCTGTGACAGGGGCACCAGGTAAACCGGCACTTGCGACAACTGCAACACCCGTGCGGCTGTGCGCCCCAAAGGGGTTTCCCCACCGCTGCCATGGCTGTGACTCCCTAGGATCAACAAATCCACCGAGAGTTTCTGAGCCTGTTCGAGAATCACCTGCGACGGATCGCCCTGGAACACCCTGACCGACTGAATCAGCTCCAGGTCCTGCTGCCCCTCCCCCAACTCCTCGCGAAAACTGTCGAGCACCCGCTGTTCGATATTGGCCATTACCGTACTCAGGCCCTGGCTGTGAAACTCGTTCAGCGCCTGTTCGTCGAGGTAGCTCTGCAACACCGATTCAGCGAACAACCCCATCGGTTCAACCGCGTGCACTACATACAGCTCGGCCTTGAACGTTCGGGCCAATGCCAGTGCGTGTTGCATCACAAAAGGAGCGTAAAGGCCGAGGTCAGTGGCATACAGCATCGAACGAATCATGTGACCTCCTCGAGTGCCTGAATGGCGGAGATTGCTTCAGCTTAGCAGTGCTGCGCGCAGTTCGACGTGCCGTGCAAGGTGCTGAACGGGCGACCTAAACCTTCAGTTCGTTGCTGATGCCGTGGGGCACATGCCCGGTGGCCACGACCTCGCGAGCCAGTTCACAGTGGCCGGCCTGGTCGTCGAAAAACACATCGGCGGCAAACGCCTCAAGAAATGCCGACTTGGTCAGCCCCCCGAGAAACAGTGATTCGTCGAGGCGGATATCCCACTCGCGCAGCGTGCGAATCACCCGCTCATGGGCCGGCGCCGAACGTGCCGTGACCAAGGCGGTGCGGATCGGGCATTGGTCTTCGGGGAACTCGCGCTGCAAGGCATTGAGTGCGGCCAGGAAGCCCTTGAACGGACCGCCGCGCAGCGGCTCACGCGCGGCCTGCCGCTCACTGGCCTGGAACGCTTCAAGACCGCCGGCCTGATAGACCCGCTCCGACTCATCGGAAAACAGCACCGCATCGCCATCGAAGGCGATGCGCAACTCTTCGCTGGCCGCACGGCTGGCACCTCCCGACAGAATGGTCGCGGCGGCAAAGCCGGCGTCCAGTGCGCTGCGCACATCTTCAGCGTGAGTGGAGAGAAACAGGTCGCAGCCAAATGCCTTGAGGTACGGATAGGGACTGCGGCCACCGACAAACGCCGCCCGGGAAATTGCCAGGCCGTAATGGTGGATCGAATTGAACACCCGTAAGCCGGTGTCAGCGCTGTTGCGCGATACCAGCACCACTTCGACCCGAGCCTTGCCCAGGTGCGCATTGAGGTTCAACAGTTTCTGCACCAGGGGAAAGGCATCGCCCGGCTCGAGGATCTCGTCTTCATGTTCGATCTGGTACTGCCGGTACGCCTCGACGCCACTGGCCAGGTACACCTTATGGCTGTCGCTGAGGTCGAACAGCGCTCGCGAGGAAATCGCCAGGACCAGTTTGTCGTCGATGCCTTTTGCCATGTGTCCCCCCGGACTGAAACTTCAGCGATTACGCCCTTCAATAAAACACAGGGCCTGATACAGGGCTTCGATCTTCGGCATCGGGCAACCCGCTGCCCGGGCCG from Pseudomonas sp. S04 encodes the following:
- a CDS encoding GreA/GreB family elongation factor, whose amino-acid sequence is MNKQNVHQLLLEKLAVDFDVAQRAAQTAYETATHEENIAENKYDTLGLEASYLAAGQAKRVEEIRQALTRCQNMPVAAYDAQRGIQIGSLLGLEDDQGRQQWLFLAPDAAGLKVYLVGQLITVITPRSPLGNSLLGKLEGDEVEIVVAGTRQQFTVTEVV
- the cysB gene encoding HTH-type transcriptional regulator CysB yields the protein MKLQQLRYIWEVAHHDLNVSATAQSLYTSQPGISKQIRLLEDELGVEVFARSGKHLTRVTPAGERIITTAGEILRKVESIKQIAQEFSNEKKGTLSIATTHTQARYALPPVISNFIKQYPDVALHMHQGSPMQIAEMAADGTVDFAIATEALELFGDLVMMPCYRWNRCVVVPQGHPLTKLPKLTLEALAEYPIVTYVFGFTGRSKLDEAFSHRGLTPKVVFTAADADVIKTYVRLGLGVGIVAKMAVDTKLDNDLVVLDASELFESSVTKIGFRRGTFLRGFMCDFIEKFAPHLTREVMAKAIQCHNKQELEELFDGVELPVH
- a CDS encoding universal stress protein; translated protein: MIRSMLYATDLGLYAPFVMQHALALARTFKAELYVVHAVEPMGLFAESVLQSYLDEQALNEFHSQGLSTVMANIEQRVLDSFREELGEGQQDLELIQSVRVFQGDPSQVILEQAQKLSVDLLILGSHSHGSGGETPLGRTAARVLQLSQVPVYLVPLSQRRRHGDI
- a CDS encoding 5'-nucleotidase; its protein translation is MAKGIDDKLVLAISSRALFDLSDSHKVYLASGVEAYRQYQIEHEDEILEPGDAFPLVQKLLNLNAHLGKARVEVVLVSRNSADTGLRVFNSIHHYGLAISRAAFVGGRSPYPYLKAFGCDLFLSTHAEDVRSALDAGFAAATILSGGASRAASEELRIAFDGDAVLFSDESERVYQAGGLEAFQASERQAAREPLRGGPFKGFLAALNALQREFPEDQCPIRTALVTARSAPAHERVIRTLREWDIRLDESLFLGGLTKSAFLEAFAADVFFDDQAGHCELAREVVATGHVPHGISNELKV